The nucleotide window TCTATTACTTAAACGTTCACCATTAAGATAAGCCAGCACATTACTTACTGTGGTTTCAGCAATATGTTGAACAGCTTCCTGGGTGAAATAGGCCTGATGCCCGGTCACTAATACATTTGGAAAGGTTAACAGACGTTGAAATAAATCATCCTGAATAATATCAAGTGAATGATCTTCAAAAAACAAACTGCCTTCCTGTTCATAGACATCAATGCCGAGATAGCCGATTTGTTTGGATTTCAGTCCGTCTAATAGCGCTCGGGTATCCATTAACGCACCGCGACTGGTGTTAATTAACATCACTCCCGGTTTCATGCTGGCAATGCTGTCATGATTAACCAGGTAACGCGTGTCACTATTTAACGGGCAATGCAGACTGATAATATCGGATTGTTGAATAAGCGTTGTTAAATCAATAGCTTGAAATCCTTGCTTTACGCAGTGTTGCGAGTTAACAGGCTCATAAACAAGCACCTCACACCCAAACGCCCGCATTCTTTCCGCCACTAATAAACCAATTTTCCCACCACCGACTATCCCTACGTTTTTTTGGTAGAAATCAAAGCCGAGTAAGCCATCCAGAGAGAAATTGCCATCACGGACACGATTATAGGCACGAGGAATTTTACGACTTAATGCCAGCATCAAAGCGATGGTGTGCTCAGCTACAGCATAAGGCGAATAGGCCGGAACGTTAACCACGCTGATGCCCAACTCATGCGCGGCAATCAGATCGACCTGATTATAACCCGCACAGCGTAAGGCAATCAGTCGTGTGCCACCTTCTGCTAGTGTGCCTAATGTTTCCCGACTCAAATCATCATTAACAAAGGCACTGACAATTTCAAAGCCCTCTGCCATCACCGCGGTGGATGGATTCAGTGTGACCTCATGACAAATGAATTCAATCGCTGGCACTGACGCTTGCAATAAAAAGCGTTCATCGTATGACTTAGCACTAAACACAGCAATTTGATGAGTGGGCATGACTTATCTACCTGATATAACTAATGATGGTCAGTTATGCGTATCTGTATTGGCTGGCATTAATTCATCTACCAGGAACTGTAAGGTTTTCTGACCGCGAAACTCATTTACAGATAATTTATAACGCACTAATACTAGACTGTTTTCATCTAACCAGCTCGGTTTATCCTGACCGAAAGCCATCGCATTCACCTGCCTGTTACCATTCATCTCAAGCTGTAAACGCAGGTGATTCTGTTCCTGTCCAACTAAACGAAAATGATTTACTTTAAACACCCCATGAAACCTGGGCTCCTCAAAACCCTGGCCCCA belongs to Methylophaga thalassica and includes:
- a CDS encoding 2-hydroxyacid dehydrogenase; the protein is MPTHQIAVFSAKSYDERFLLQASVPAIEFICHEVTLNPSTAVMAEGFEIVSAFVNDDLSRETLGTLAEGGTRLIALRCAGYNQVDLIAAHELGISVVNVPAYSPYAVAEHTIALMLALSRKIPRAYNRVRDGNFSLDGLLGFDFYQKNVGIVGGGKIGLLVAERMRAFGCEVLVYEPVNSQHCVKQGFQAIDLTTLIQQSDIISLHCPLNSDTRYLVNHDSIASMKPGVMLINTSRGALMDTRALLDGLKSKQIGYLGIDVYEQEGSLFFEDHSLDIIQDDLFQRLLTFPNVLVTGHQAYFTQEAVQHIAETTVSNVLAYLNGERLSNRVGM